One genomic region from Bombyx mori chromosome 6, ASM3026992v2 encodes:
- the LOC134199072 gene encoding uncharacterized protein LOC134199072, whose protein sequence is MRDNIHVIKSTISTFNNSMLKFSENEKRLNKNLEIINSAFEYIINSNDKLQIKTKFNSLFQSLESIIIALSFDIEDINNAILFSKMNILHPTVLSPYQLYVELEKHINDLPKHCELPISISLQNIHEVIDISKLVCYYHNNRIITIIKIPLVLPQVYNLYHIVPMPVPYDLTKPDTYALIAPNKPYMALTTDRMLYSLLEDLDKCKFVSEKCYICELGNVYSTLANPTCETVILTEVVNKVPSSCSVKLLRGHVDSFFKLNKNRWIFVQSEPGKLHVTCSSNSLNYDYVLLGTGIMSLFKDCKAFFKTLQFSSSETFISNVTTQVANFNILEDDCCERTKLNKTLARLPLLKLNNLNNLDSLLHASIHLDTLEKELNHLESPSHFQKYAVHYMSISYSLTVLFFLYLIFRFRRWFCSSKHNSHCCIQIFNQCNKDRKNDHNNVTQTVQINSEKDYSYPRPFRRNLMLSNSSNNVVVE, encoded by the coding sequence ATGCGTGATAATATACATGTGATAAAATCTACAATTTCcacatttaataattcaatgttAAAATTCAGTGAAAACGAGAAAcgtctaaataaaaatctagaaaTCATAAATTCGGCAttcgaatatattataaattctaacgataaattacaaataaaaacaaaatttaattctttattccAGTCCTTAGAAAGTATAATCATTGCATTGTCTTTCGATATCGAAGACATAAACAAcgctattttatttagtaaaatgaatattttgcaCCCGACTGTACTCAGCCCATATCAATTATATGTCGAGTTGGAGAAACATATAAATGACTTACCTAAGCATTGCGAACTTCCTATATCAATATCTTTACAGAACATTCACGAAGTTATCGATATTTCTAAACTAGTATGCTACTATCATAATAATCGTATTATCACTATAATCAAGATACCCCTCGTGTTACCTCAAGTCTATAATCTTTACCATATTGTTCCTATGCCAGTTCCTTATGACTTAACAAAACCAGACACTTATGCACTTATAGCACCAAACAAGCCATACATGGCATTAACAACAGATCGTATGCTTTACTCACTGTTAGAAGACTTAGACAAGTGCAAATTCGTGAGTGAAAAGTGTTATATTTGTGAATTAGGTAATGTGTATTCGACGCTTGCGAACCCAACGTGTGAGACAGTTATCTTAACCGAAGTTGTCAATAAGGTTCCAAGTTCATGTTCGGTAAAACTCTTAAGGGGTCACGTAGATTCCTtctttaaacttaataaaaataggtGGATATTTGTTCAATCTGAGCCTGGAAAATTACATGTAACTTGTTCTAGTAATAGTCTCAACTATGATTATGTTTTGTTAGGAACAGGAATAATGTCCCTGTTTAAAGACTGTAAAGCTTTCTTcaaaactttacaattttcgtctagtgaaacatttatttctaatgTAACAACTCAAGTAGCTAACTTCAACATTTTGGAAGATGATTGTTGCGAAcgtacaaaactaaataaaactttagcTAGACTTcccttgttaaaattaaataaccttAATAATTTAGACTCATTGTTACACGCCAGTATTCATCTAGATACTCTAGAAAAAGAATTAAATCATTTGGAAAGTCCTTCGCACTTTCAAAAATATGCTGTTCATTATATGTCTATAAGTTATTCTCTTACTGTTCTGTTTTTCTTGTACCTTATATTTAGATTTCGTAGATGGTTTTGTTCAAGTAAACATAATTCTCATTGTTGTATACAAATCTTTAATCAATGCAACAAAGATCGTAAAAACgatcataataatgttacaCAAACTGTGCAAATAAATAGTGAAAAAGACTATTCATATCCTAGGCCTTTTAGGAGAAATCTTATGTTGTCAAATTCGTCTAATAATGTCGTCGTCGAGTAa